In a single window of the candidate division WOR-3 bacterium genome:
- the cas5d gene encoding type I-D CRISPR-associated protein Cas5/Csc1 translates to MSDILDKINLSEHNIQTFYGCLFLHDFLWFSSSEISRISTTIPVIHNYALTYAINQFSYAIYQGNTPRYFEDLEKFSCYSTPARSFASRRESIMYNAIDDLRQTPGRDTDKYNSPKYGFKTVLVPEFASRFEKENPIAFKFYLFTFNGFIPPSVVRLGKKNIPARIYWEQIQSSTAQFSPDEKSPSHPVNPLDVNGEITGGIISKIPPHSFYRYASIKNDWFIEQKKDKSEKHIIQIPKRILQRMGLTNGS, encoded by the coding sequence ATGAGTGATATTCTGGATAAAATAAATCTCTCTGAACATAATATCCAGACATTTTACGGTTGCTTATTCCTTCATGACTTCTTATGGTTTTCTTCATCTGAAATTAGTAGAATCTCCACAACCATTCCAGTAATTCACAACTATGCTTTGACCTATGCAATAAATCAGTTCTCTTATGCTATATACCAAGGAAACACTCCCAGATATTTTGAAGATTTAGAAAAATTTTCCTGTTATTCAACACCTGCAAGAAGCTTTGCAAGTAGAAGAGAATCAATTATGTATAATGCAATAGATGATTTGAGACAAACTCCAGGGAGAGATACTGATAAATATAATTCACCTAAATACGGATTTAAGACTGTCTTGGTTCCAGAATTCGCCTCCAGATTTGAAAAAGAAAACCCCATTGCATTTAAGTTCTATCTGTTCACATTTAATGGTTTTATCCCACCTTCAGTAGTCAGATTGGGAAAGAAGAATATTCCGGCAAGAATATATTGGGAACAAATACAAAGTTCTACCGCACAATTTAGCCCAGATGAAAAATCTCCTTCTCATCCAGTAAATCCTTTAGATGTAAACGGAGAGATAACAGGTGGAATTATATCCAAAATCCCTCCGCATTCTTTCTACCGATATGCTTCTATCAAAAATGATTGGTTCATTGAACAAAAAAAGGACAAGTCCGAGAAACATATTATTCAAATACCAAAAAGAATACTGCAAAGGATGGGGTTGACAAATGGAAGTTGA
- the cas6 gene encoding CRISPR-associated endoribonuclease Cas6, with translation MRIKISFSALSKKGVMLPRHHNYLVQAFIYRNLSRHIARFVHDRGYQYEKRRFRLFTFSRIYGKFIQQEDVIVYPGKCSLWIASPITEILESFAASLARKGKFKLGSNFCSVDSIEVPFSEKYGEEIIIRVLSPITVYSTLLTRDNKKKTYYYSPFEPDFSRLIKENLFKKYALLNHGETEEGLTFSIEPKKVSKRNLHIIFYKKTVIKAWSGIYILRGSASLIRIAFDCGLGAKNSQGFGMIEKYG, from the coding sequence TTGAGGATAAAGATAAGTTTCAGTGCATTATCAAAAAAGGGAGTTATGCTTCCCAGGCATCACAACTATTTGGTGCAGGCGTTTATCTATAGAAATTTAAGCCGACACATCGCCCGATTTGTTCATGACCGGGGTTACCAATATGAAAAGAGGCGGTTTCGTCTCTTTACGTTTTCCCGTATCTATGGTAAATTTATACAACAGGAAGATGTGATTGTCTATCCAGGCAAATGCAGTCTGTGGATTGCTTCACCGATTACCGAGATTTTAGAATCATTCGCCGCCAGCCTTGCACGCAAAGGAAAATTCAAACTGGGCAGCAATTTTTGCTCTGTTGATAGCATAGAAGTCCCTTTTTCTGAAAAATATGGTGAGGAGATAATAATTCGGGTTCTTTCCCCGATTACTGTTTATAGTACGCTTTTGACACGTGATAATAAGAAAAAGACTTATTATTATTCACCGTTTGAACCTGATTTCTCCCGGTTGATAAAAGAGAATTTATTTAAGAAATATGCCTTGCTTAATCATGGTGAAACTGAAGAAGGATTAACTTTTTCTATAGAGCCAAAAAAGGTATCAAAACGTAATCTTCATATTATTTTTTACAAAAAGACCGTGATTAAAGCCTGGTCTGGAATATACATATTAAGGGGTTCGGCTTCATTGATTAGAATCGCATTTGACTGCGGACTGGGGGCAAAAAACAGTCAGGGATTCGGGATGATTGAAAAGTATGGATGA
- a CDS encoding DEAD/DEAH box helicase: MEVDEFRLPRIPLKKIKGFDLYPHQKELFEKFNKQKSFILVTPTGSGKTMAAALPIFFYNENAFFIYPTNALIENQVGSILKICNLLGKSYHFVNEDNFQEKINLDKDFIIIKIDGTFLEKIKRTMNYRTKGEALHYLIGNVFKPTIILTNP, encoded by the coding sequence ATGGAAGTTGATGAGTTTAGACTTCCAAGAATACCGTTAAAAAAAATAAAAGGCTTTGATCTTTACCCGCATCAAAAAGAATTATTTGAGAAATTCAATAAGCAAAAATCTTTTATCCTTGTAACTCCAACAGGTAGTGGTAAAACAATGGCTGCCGCTTTGCCTATATTCTTTTATAATGAAAATGCCTTTTTCATATATCCCACGAATGCTTTGATAGAAAACCAAGTAGGAAGTATTTTGAAAATATGCAATTTGTTAGGCAAATCTTATCATTTTGTGAATGAGGATAATTTTCAAGAGAAGATTAATCTGGATAAAGATTTTATTATTATAAAAATTGATGGTACTTTTCTGGAAAAGATTAAAAGAACAATGAATTATAGAACAAAAGGAGAAGCATTACACTATTTAATTGGCAATGTTTTCAAACCAACGATAATATTAACTAATCCCG
- the cas7d gene encoding type I-D CRISPR-associated protein Cas7/Csc2: MTDSKTKKEERMDINTLLGDYLVEKPEPIIGAKTIQIFLIREILDYTALRTEDTKELNTVATPLSINSKEQISRVAFFASKQKAVESRELERMLRTAVEKQGGIENDKLELGDNNNEKKVKKIKQCYLKDKLCMECPRCVLYGATALSQEANIKHRIEYSTAFSLLPWDDIEETITFNAINDKNIMTGQALGSRYVVKPATIFPSIVTLKSVSREELILTIKTLLSAKSYGAETRIGGDIRNHIVGIAAGWEEIITPLEFTLELYDKKINIEDKTSLEIEQTVVAILRDYLQYTANPDKIKILDDKKEEGNGANTGNVQENGGQEIVDELKTVIDEARNQQLGSDFLYKIYKDVQKFRETQS, encoded by the coding sequence ATGACTGATAGTAAAACAAAAAAGGAGGAAAGAATGGATATAAACACTTTGTTAGGAGATTACTTGGTTGAAAAACCAGAGCCCATCATTGGAGCAAAGACTATTCAAATTTTCCTAATAAGGGAGATATTGGATTATACTGCTTTAAGAACAGAGGATACAAAAGAGTTAAATACAGTAGCAACTCCACTTTCTATAAATAGCAAGGAGCAAATTAGTAGGGTTGCTTTCTTTGCTTCAAAACAAAAGGCAGTTGAATCAAGAGAATTAGAAAGGATGCTCAGGACAGCCGTAGAAAAACAGGGCGGTATTGAAAATGATAAGTTAGAGTTAGGGGATAATAATAATGAGAAAAAGGTGAAAAAAATAAAGCAGTGCTATTTAAAGGATAAATTATGCATGGAATGTCCTAGATGTGTGTTATATGGCGCAACTGCTTTAAGTCAAGAGGCAAACATAAAACATAGAATAGAATATTCTACAGCATTTTCATTACTTCCATGGGATGATATTGAGGAAACAATAACATTCAATGCAATTAATGACAAAAATATAATGACTGGCCAGGCACTTGGGAGTAGATATGTTGTTAAACCGGCTACTATTTTTCCATCTATTGTAACTCTAAAAAGTGTTTCAAGAGAGGAGTTGATTCTGACGATAAAAACTCTATTATCCGCAAAAAGTTACGGTGCAGAAACGAGAATTGGAGGAGATATAAGAAATCATATAGTTGGCATTGCAGCAGGATGGGAGGAAATAATAACCCCACTTGAATTTACTCTTGAATTATATGACAAAAAAATAAATATTGAAGACAAGACATCCTTAGAAATAGAACAAACTGTTGTTGCTATTCTGAGAGATTACTTGCAGTATACTGCTAATCCTGATAAGATAAAGATATTGGATGATAAAAAAGAGGAAGGAAATGGGGCAAATACTGGAAATGTACAAGAAAATGGTGGACAGGAGATAGTCGATGAATTAAAAACTGTAATTGATGAAGCAAGAAATCAGCAATTAGGTAGTGATTTTCTTTATAAGATATATAAGGATGTCCAAAAATTCAGAGAGACACAGAGCTAA
- the cas10d gene encoding type I-D CRISPR-associated protein Cas10d/Csc3 — MAGFIVSKYRAQLLRLFKARGWQNKIGKTFPFNQTLLEHSLITYDVVEKLLDLLREKKVFSNEEEKVLLISAIAHDVGKEKDEWQKAVKENRKPPKHIDDDLIQEIVGQLSNIFGIKDINSVIDAIKFHMSSTKTDGNIISSVIAKHKTEKWKDISNIIASVDNLVSCSSPLEAYILLNNPSRFSLSKYFYSTYYQINIRGVSSTFLHKACQESYEKKGWTPLLYFPEGTIYVSLREKNNPTSNEIIDRLKNLVENKIKTDVINGVVPHVIMDNKPIPRPELFDYSEYKTYLEKVRGRRNPSEFQKFLKKFMSNKWKESLSKFQDNMDKPDVRKILESYIYFSVWKEEEKVITKNKIKKDKNIDEKVKTLKKDNNGNLLNQIKDYCYRIIECQDEVALFKFFKASIDKEIWGIDIKDEVKSIYNSIFGEGNFEKLMSMSNNDYPHEFAYSVIPFWKLKTVEILDKLKDKSLSRDLVVKNLDKKKRLDILRGLLNWIWQRVDIRHKPERRISEKMAKDFTEDIVYPLREKINSVEELKYYKKSKLNTKKETGIHLCPICNRFFDRGKKTTSDIVDNPEAFTNRAVCHGKAGKIVICEACRSEIYLRQILTKINGPLDKTIYLFPQFNFSQQLGKQFIDKVFRIKQRAESLMSGLTDNPELRMDLSKTYNIAQNVLQYFDDIDTKNLEDLVITKQKEEKIDKALTDELIKYFEEENLPIKGKEKDYNKALEIINREWGENYKNWHDFWNDLRNNRIELAREVVKRAYKIRETYKIIAQTANVVIVPLINPIKWGNEAEVNGAFRELFISIILALKLNCAVAITDKINKIDITQRRGLVYVPENHLIRQIVGDEWIRDYDYINSKGKLIYSAKKWLKAIASAIILTLKTAYSDRTGLFEILTARTEGHILRRIEMQDEKNKKAGKRTNYAGHIETYNLIENTKEVLQ, encoded by the coding sequence ATGGCGGGGTTTATTGTGAGTAAATATAGAGCGCAACTATTAAGACTATTTAAGGCGAGAGGGTGGCAGAATAAAATTGGCAAAACTTTTCCTTTTAATCAAACATTATTAGAACATTCTTTAATAACTTATGATGTTGTTGAAAAGTTATTGGATTTATTGAGAGAAAAGAAAGTTTTCTCAAATGAAGAAGAGAAGGTTTTGTTAATTTCTGCTATCGCACATGACGTGGGGAAAGAAAAAGATGAGTGGCAGAAAGCAGTTAAGGAAAATAGAAAACCCCCAAAACATATAGATGATGACTTGATTCAAGAAATTGTAGGGCAATTGTCAAATATTTTTGGTATTAAGGATATAAATTCGGTTATTGATGCGATAAAATTTCATATGTCCTCGACTAAAACTGATGGCAATATAATTTCTTCTGTTATCGCAAAGCATAAGACAGAAAAATGGAAGGATATTTCTAATATTATTGCTTCAGTTGATAATCTTGTTTCCTGTTCCAGTCCTTTAGAAGCTTATATTTTATTGAATAATCCTTCGAGATTTTCTCTTTCTAAGTATTTTTACTCTACTTATTATCAGATAAACATAAGAGGTGTTTCTTCTACATTCTTGCATAAAGCTTGTCAAGAGTCTTATGAAAAAAAAGGTTGGACACCGCTTTTATACTTTCCTGAAGGAACTATATATGTGAGTTTAAGGGAAAAAAATAATCCTACAAGCAATGAAATAATTGATAGGCTAAAAAACTTAGTTGAGAATAAAATTAAAACTGATGTAATAAATGGGGTTGTTCCTCATGTAATAATGGATAATAAGCCTATCCCAAGACCAGAACTATTCGATTACAGTGAATATAAAACATATTTAGAAAAAGTAAGAGGAAGAAGAAATCCATCTGAATTCCAAAAATTTCTAAAAAAATTTATGTCTAACAAATGGAAAGAGTCATTATCTAAATTTCAAGATAATATGGATAAACCTGATGTAAGAAAAATTTTAGAATCATATATTTATTTTTCAGTCTGGAAGGAAGAGGAGAAAGTTATTACTAAAAATAAGATAAAAAAGGATAAAAATATAGATGAAAAAGTAAAAACATTAAAGAAAGATAATAATGGTAATTTATTAAATCAAATAAAAGATTATTGCTATAGAATTATTGAATGCCAAGATGAAGTGGCTCTATTTAAATTTTTTAAAGCATCCATTGATAAAGAGATATGGGGAATTGACATAAAAGACGAAGTAAAATCCATATATAACAGCATATTTGGAGAAGGGAATTTTGAGAAATTAATGTCAATGTCAAACAATGATTATCCTCATGAATTTGCCTATTCTGTTATTCCTTTTTGGAAGCTCAAAACAGTTGAAATTTTAGATAAACTAAAAGATAAGAGTTTGAGCCGGGATTTGGTAGTTAAGAATTTAGATAAAAAGAAAAGGTTGGATATTCTTCGGGGATTATTGAATTGGATTTGGCAAAGAGTTGATATACGACACAAACCTGAAAGAAGAATATCGGAGAAAATGGCCAAGGATTTTACGGAGGATATTGTTTATCCATTAAGAGAAAAGATAAATTCTGTAGAGGAGCTAAAATATTATAAAAAATCAAAACTAAATACGAAGAAGGAAACAGGCATTCATCTTTGTCCTATTTGCAATAGATTTTTTGATAGAGGTAAAAAAACAACGAGTGACATTGTAGACAACCCAGAGGCTTTTACAAATAGAGCGGTATGCCATGGAAAGGCTGGGAAAATAGTGATATGTGAAGCTTGTAGAAGCGAAATATATTTAAGGCAGATCTTAACTAAAATCAATGGTCCCTTGGACAAAACCATCTATCTCTTCCCTCAATTTAACTTTTCTCAACAGTTGGGTAAGCAATTTATAGATAAAGTGTTTAGAATCAAACAGCGTGCAGAGAGTTTAATGTCTGGATTAACTGACAACCCAGAACTCAGGATGGATTTATCTAAAACTTATAATATTGCACAGAATGTTTTACAGTATTTTGATGACATTGACACAAAAAATCTGGAAGATTTGGTAATAACAAAACAAAAGGAAGAAAAAATTGATAAAGCTTTAACAGATGAATTAATCAAATATTTTGAAGAGGAAAATCTACCTATAAAAGGCAAGGAAAAAGATTATAATAAGGCTCTGGAGATCATAAATAGAGAATGGGGAGAAAATTATAAGAATTGGCATGATTTCTGGAATGATTTGAGAAATAACAGAATAGAATTAGCAAGAGAAGTTGTTAAAAGAGCATATAAAATAAGAGAAACTTATAAAATCATTGCCCAAACAGCTAATGTGGTAATAGTTCCTTTAATTAATCCAATAAAATGGGGAAATGAAGCAGAGGTTAACGGTGCCTTCAGAGAGTTATTCATCTCCATTATCCTTGCTCTTAAATTGAATTGTGCTGTGGCAATTACTGATAAAATAAATAAAATAGACATAACTCAGAGACGGGGGTTGGTATATGTGCCAGAGAACCATCTTATCAGACAGATAGTGGGTGATGAATGGATTAGAGATTATGACTATATTAACTCCAAAGGAAAGCTCATTTACTCTGCAAAAAAATGGCTAAAAGCAATTGCTTCAGCAATTATCTTAACACTTAAAACAGCATATTCAGATAGAACAGGTCTTTTTGAAATATTAACAGCCAGAACTGAAGGGCATATATTGAGAAGGATTGAAATGCAGGATGAGAAAAATAAAAAGGCTGGGAAGAGGACGAACTACGCAGGTCATATTGAAACATATAACCTCATAGAAAACACAAAGGAGGTATTACAATGA